A stretch of DNA from Roseovarius sp. W115:
CAACTTCGAGATATCAAGTGTAACATTTTGGACTGCGGTCTCCGGGGCAGGGCGCCAGACAATGTCTTTCCCTGCGGCTCTGGACACGTCTTCCATGCTGACTGAGCCAGCCGAGGCCACGTTCAGAATTTTTGGAACGCTTTCAGCCTTTGCCAACCGCAAGACAAGTTGCAACAAATCCCCCGCCGTCAGATAACTGCGTTGCGGGCCCAAGCCGTCGTCAAACCGGTCTAAGTAAACCGGTGCGTCGCCCATTAATGCCGGGGCAAGACTATCGGCTCCCACGACATTCGCCAGACGCAGGATAATGTCCTGAGGATCATCTTCCTTTGCCGTTTCTGAAACCCGCGTCTCCATCGCGCATTTCGCAGCACCGTAGGCGTTTGCAGGTGTCATAGGGGCCTCTTCCGTCAGGTTCTGACCTGGGCCGTAGACGGCGGCTGATGACATGTGCACCACGCGATGCGCGCCGCAGTGACGCGCCACTTCGCGACTTAAGCCAGCCAGTTCGGAATTCTGTGCCAAGGTGCGCTCATCTCCATCTGTGCGCCCCCAAAGCGCGACGACCATGTCGCATTTTGGGAGCAGGTCAAATGGATCACCGGGCGACCAGCGAATGTCACCGTCATGCCCGCGGGATTGAAACAGGATTTCAAACCCGGCACATTCCGATATCCTTACCGCGGCGCGAAGAAGCCGCCCCAAACGTCCACTGGATCCGGTGATCAATATGCGATTTATTTGATCCAAATTGGTTTCAATCTCGTTACGCCGAAAGGGTTTCACTTACCTCACGTCTATACAGGCCCGGCTTTTTTTGAATTCACACCTTTAGAGAACGGTAAAAATGTTCTCTTGCTCTTTGCTCTTTTCTGGATCGTCATCTGACAAGAGATCCAGTTTTCCTGGTGCGTTGGTCAGATCGTCTTCCGAGTCCGGCTTCCGAGTTGTTTCGAACTGCACGGCCTTAAGATCAAAGGCTTCCGGCACGGCTGCCCTGGCATCTTCCACTTCGGGGCGCGGCATATCAGAGGGGGCGGCCATCAGCATGGGGATGTCCTGCATCGGGCGTGATGTTGCGCGTGCAGTCTCGTCAAGCGTCACTCTGCGTGGCACGATTTTGTGCCCAAGGCGCCGCGGCCCCGCAATTCGGTGCCTTCCAATGAGCGCCGCTTTGCGAATCTCTGACCGACGCAAACTGGAATAGGACAGAAGCACAGCGCACACCATGGTCAGATCCCGCCAGAAATCACTGATCGTGCCAGCTTGGGGCAAAAGGAAATTCTGCACCAAACTCGACGATAAAACGAAAAGCGCCAGAGCCAGGCAGCTCAGCCTGAGTTGCCAACCCGTCATGTAGATCACGGTGAGCGAAAAGAGCACCATTGTGCCCAGAAGATCGGCCAACACCGGATTGGAATAGACGATGAACAACGCCGTGGGTTCAAACCCGGTAATCAATCCCATAGAGATCGCAACAAAGTAGGACCCGACAACAATGCGGATCAGGTTCAGACCAGTATGGTCCAGCCATGTTTGCGTTCGTGGTGTCACGCGATCTGGTTTCCGTTCGTAGCAACGCCCAAAGACGCCACATCCCCTACAGGGAAGCAGAATGATTAACCATTGCGGCACAAATGGACCCAAACCTTGGCAAATCCTGTGAATTTGCAGAGGTTATTCGACCGGCTGTTCCTCGGTTTCGTCCTCATCTCCGGTCTCGGCAATCCAGGCGACACTGACCACCTGTTCACCCTTGCCGGTGTCAAACACCTTCACCCCTCCGGCACTTCTCGAGCGGAAGGAAATGCCATCAACCGGCACGCGGATCGACTGTCCGCGCGACGTGGCCAGCATGATCTGGTCCTCCATTTCGACGGGGAACGACGCCACAAGTGCGCCAGCGCGCATGGCCTTGTCCATCGCCTGAACGCCCATACCTCCGCGTCCGCGCACCGGGTAGTCATGGCTGGAACTCAGCTTACCCGCGCCTTGCTCGGTGATCGTCAGGATCAGGTTCTCGGCGGCTTGCATCTCTTCAAAACGTTCCTGACTGATTGAGGCATTTTCATTGCCTTCTTCGTCGCTTACAGCCTCTTCTTCAGACGTTCCAGCCAACGCGCGGCGCATCTTGAGGTAGGCGGCGCGTTCATCGGTATCGGCCTTGAAATGGCGGATGACCGACATCGAGACAACCTCGTCATCGCCTTGAA
This window harbors:
- a CDS encoding NAD-dependent epimerase/dehydratase family protein, whose translation is MITGSSGRLGRLLRAAVRISECAGFEILFQSRGHDGDIRWSPGDPFDLLPKCDMVVALWGRTDGDERTLAQNSELAGLSREVARHCGAHRVVHMSSAAVYGPGQNLTEEAPMTPANAYGAAKCAMETRVSETAKEDDPQDIILRLANVVGADSLAPALMGDAPVYLDRFDDGLGPQRSYLTAGDLLQLVLRLAKAESVPKILNVASAGSVSMEDVSRAAGKDIVWRPAPETAVQNVTLDISKLIGSFPDLPRQETADALIADWRALEAAL